A genomic region of Vitreoscilla filiformis contains the following coding sequences:
- a CDS encoding quinoprotein dehydrogenase-associated SoxYZ-like carrier, with protein sequence MSTTRRTLSICLGVLPWLSSGALRTADAASPPTPDPFEGDPLRSHPWPDIRREYLGPNAVVAWDARVQVQGPAFAEDPMNVPISVRVDPALGPVEQLMVLVDRNPIRRVLEFFPVAALPVIAFRFKLEQASPVRVAARTADGVWHVGSTWVESAGGGCTVSGATRRDGTWSQSLGEVSGRLFTSVPGTTGSRLRLRVMHPQDTGLVGGVPAFFINRLSVRDGQDRELARLHGYEPLSENPVFSFDFPQPPVGGVRVVGTDNNGNRITSRLE encoded by the coding sequence ATGTCAACCACCCGCCGCACCCTGAGCATCTGCCTGGGCGTGCTGCCTTGGCTCAGTTCAGGCGCGCTGCGCACCGCTGACGCCGCTTCGCCCCCGACGCCCGATCCGTTCGAAGGCGACCCGCTGCGCTCGCATCCGTGGCCGGACATTCGGCGCGAATACCTCGGCCCGAATGCCGTGGTCGCGTGGGATGCCCGCGTGCAGGTGCAAGGCCCCGCGTTTGCCGAAGATCCGATGAACGTGCCGATCAGCGTGCGTGTCGATCCGGCGTTGGGCCCGGTCGAGCAACTGATGGTGTTGGTGGATCGCAACCCGATTCGCCGGGTGCTGGAATTTTTCCCGGTGGCCGCTTTGCCGGTGATCGCGTTTCGCTTCAAGCTCGAACAGGCCTCGCCGGTGCGGGTGGCGGCGCGCACGGCCGATGGGGTCTGGCATGTGGGCAGCACCTGGGTGGAATCGGCGGGCGGCGGCTGCACCGTCAGCGGGGCGACGCGGCGCGATGGCACCTGGTCACAAAGCCTGGGCGAGGTCAGCGGGCGGCTGTTCACCAGCGTGCCGGGCACCACAGGATCGCGTTTGCGCTTGCGCGTCATGCACCCGCAGGACACCGGTTTGGTAGGCGGCGTGCCAGCGTTTTTCATCAACCGCTTGTCCGTGCGCGATGGCCAAGACCGTGAGCTGGCCCGCCTGCACGGCTACGAACCCTTGAGCGAGAACCCCGTGTTCAGCTTCGATTTTCCGCAGCCCCCGGTCGGTGGCGTGCGCGTCGTTGGCACCGACAACAACGGCAACCGCATCACCAGCCGGCTCGAATGA